ACAAGTATTTAAGGAAGAAGCTTCCTAGCTCATACCTCATCAAAAGTATATAAGTTCCTTAGAAATCAAACTCACACCACAAGGTAGCTCACTATCAGTTATTCATCACAATTAACACCTGTTTCAAATAAAACTGACAACTAGTTGTCATAATATCATCCGGTTTCATTCTTCAACTTAAGGATAGTTCTGAGAGACATGCTTCTCTCATAATTCTCAATACATAAGTACAACATCAAATTTCACATGGAAGGAGTATTGAAACCTAGGTTAAGTCTTGTGCCATCCAGGCATCCACTATACTGATTCTCAACCCAAGACAAGAAAATTTCGTAATAAGATTCCGTCAAGAAAAAAAAACGTAGATGTACCAACAATGGTCTACATGATATTCCCGCACACAAGGTTTCCCAAGTGCTCATTTTAGATCAGTAATCCAAACCCAATTTAAACCAAACCAAGAAGACATTCCTCTAAAGTTTCAAAACCAAATGTCAACATAATAGAAATATAGAATCAAATATAGCATTAGGCATCCCCGTAATAGTAGAAACAAACCAAGCATTCATCAAACCACCCAAATCAAACCAAATAATAGCAAAGGGATGCAATAGTCAAACACTAATATAGCAGTCCAAAAACAAACAACTCAACACCACAAATTATTGGAGCGACCATGGAAGCCATCAGTTTATTCGTTCATAAAATAAACGAAGTTTGTTTGCAACTTGCAAAAATTAAGAACCTTGTACCAGACCATATAAGAGCAAGATAAGTCATTATAATGCAATAGTGGTAGCTATTGACTACCTAAAAGTTCCAAAATCCTTTCCTCTCTACCTGTTCACCCCAAGGGATCCTATCCCCGCTCTTATACCAATTTGTAACACTCTGACCCAGGTGTTAGGAAAAATAAACGAATAAAATAACTAAGAAAATCCTAAATCAAAACAGTGGTAGGACCTCAAATCAAACAAAAGGTTTGTTATGTTCGAAACCTAAATTTATTTTGTTAATTTGCGGCTGCACCCAAAACTCGATCGGGCTGCCTACGTACCCTTTTAAAGGGATCAAGCCACTCGTAGTTCATCATTTTATACTAATTATCCACCTTCAATAACAACTGTGTCGAATCTGGAATTTGTGTGGGTGTACGTCCTCAAATTGATAAGGACACCCAAGTTCTCAATCCCACACTTCCTCTCATTTTCTCCGATAGTTTCCTAATTACATACCATGCTCGCTCATATTAAGTTCATCGTCACGTTCCAATTCACCTTTAAGCTTGCTCATATCAACACTTCAATTACTAACCTATCTCTGATTTTACTATGGACACCCAACACCTCTATTTGGAATTCCTCTTGCTTCTGCGATTCTTCCCAAATCCAATACCATGCTCATTCTTTTCACCATTCTACAATATCGTTCTAGGCATACGAACNNNNNNNNNNNNNNNNNNNNNNNNNNNNNNNNNNNNNNNNNNNNNNNNNNNNNNNNNNNNNNNNNNNNNNNNNNNNNNNNNNNNNNNNNNNNNNNNNNNNNNNNNNNNNNNNNNNNNNNNNNNNNNNNNNNNNNNNNNNNNNNNNNNNNNNNNNNNNNNNNNNNNNNNNNNNNNNNNNNNNNNNNNNNNNNNNNNNNNNNNNNNNNNNNNNNNNNNNNNNNNNNNNNNNNNNNNNNNNNNNNNNNNNNNNNNNNNNNNNNNNNNNNNNNNNNNNNNNNNNNNNNNNNNNNNNNNNNNNNNNNNNNNNNNNNNNNNNNNNNNNNNNNNNNNNNNNNNNNNNNNNNNNNNNNNNNNNNNNNNNNNNNNNNNNNNNNNNNNNNNNNNNNNNNNNNNNNNNNNNNNNNNNNNNNNNNNNNNNNNNNNNNNNNNNNNNNNNNNNNNNNNNNNNNNNNNNNNNNNNNNNNNNNNNNNNNNNNNNNNNNNNNNNNNNNNNNNNNNNNNNNNNNNNNNNNNNNNNNNNNNNNNNNNNNNNNNNNNNNNNNNNNNNNNNNNNNNNNNNNNNNNNNNNNNNNNNNNNNNNNNNNNNNNNNNNNACAATTATTATTCTCACTTCCAGCAACACCAACACAATAACCTGATATGAACAACAAATCCAAAATCATCACCGCTGCCAATTACCGCCCCTGCTAACACCAACACAGTACTCCAAAATTCCAAACCTTCAATTTTCAGTCAAAACTGCATCTCAAGTACACAGAGAATATGAAATTCGAAACCAGATATGAATCAAACACCTTCACCGCTGTCGTGCACAGCAACACACACAGCGGTCCTCCTCTGCCAAAACCCAACTTCTTCAAATCCCAACCAATCTCAATTCCAATTATATAAACAAGTAGAGCTCGACTAACTGACCCATTTTCATACCTGAGTCGACATCAAAGCACACCGGAATCCGTCGAACTCTAGCCGGAAAATTTAAACCACTCCTTAACATCGGTTCTCACTCACCGGACCTCATCTCAGCAAGCTGAAGGCACAGGAACGTCAACAAGACCGAGACAAAGCTACCAACACCATCCACACCTGCCGCCGTGGCCGGAATCGAGAACTAGTCGGCAACCCAGAAAAGTTTCCCTTCTTCGAATCTCTCTCTCCTCAGCTTCCCATGAAAATCCAATGGCACAGAGACGTCAGGGAGAACGAGACCAAACTGCCAATACCGGTCACGCTCGCCGCCGTCGCCGAAATCGGAAATCCAATCGTAAATCCAATCACCTTCTGTCCTCCTTTTCTCTCTCACGTGAGCTCCACTCTTCAAAATGGAGTCACAGGGAGATTGGGGACGTCGAGACGGGCCTGTAGATACCAGCCTTGCACCGGAAGGCGGCTGGACGACGAAGGAGGGAGCTAAGCTCCGTCGCTACAGAGCCGCTCTCCCGACCGAGTCGGTCTGTCCTTCTACTCCTTTTCTCTCCCGAACCTTCTTTTTCTCTTCCTCCCCCCCCTTCTCGACCCTTCTCATTTTCTCCAAAAAAATATCCACATCCCTTTACCGGGATAGTAATTTTCGGTAAAGGGAACTTTCCGTTTTAGACCATAACTTTCTTATACGAACTCCGATTTGAGCATGTCACGTGTCCACGAACTCGTATTAACGTCCTCTACGACTTCCATGAAGGAAGTTTTCCCAAATTATCGACTTAACGAAAAGTCAACTTTTGGATCCTTTACTGTAAAACAGTTACAATAAACAATAATTGAAAATTTACTGTAAACTTCATAAATTCACAAAACATAGCTCATCACTCCGAAAAATAATCCAGGCATACTGGTGAGCTCGTATAAACGTGTACCACGACTTCGGAGTTTTAAATCCACCATTTACCGTTTTCAAAAACAAACTCGAGCAAACACTATTTAAATCTCTGAACGCGAATAAAGAAAAATCTGCGGTAACTCATAACCCTGAACAGTAACCTTTTAGGTACGGGGTATTACACAACTCTTCAATCAAAAAAAAGTTAGGCAAAGTACTTATCAAAAAAAAAAAGTTAGGCAAAATACTATCACAAAGTTACTCTGATTTCTTTGTTGACAAAGTCATCGTCATCAAAGTTAGGTGCAAATTTACCCTCTGACGATGAGAAATAAAGAGCGTAATCTAATGGTAATCCATTTTTGAGACAAGTAGCTAATCTTAGGTTGGAACCACACTGGGTTCATATTAATTTTTAGTTGCTACACCAGAAATAGTTATTCAAACAATATAATTTATTATATGAGGTTAGTTGTTCATTATAATAAATGTTTATTATTATTATTTTTTTAAAGATGTTTATTATTATTATAAATAATAATACAAATTTTGATAACAATATAATTTATTATATGAGGTTAGTTGTCTATTATCATTTTAACTAGATACACATCTCCAACTCAATACACCATCTATTTACTTTTTATTTTAATATTTTATTAGATACACAACCCCAAACTTCCTAGACTATTCTCACACACAATACATCATACTTATTCGCTATATACACATCCTCTTATTTTTTATATATCATATCCTCTTATTCTCTTAACTTGACTAAAAAATGAATAACTAAATAATCGAGTTTGGGTTTCTTATTGTAATCCAACTTGAACTACAATATTATCTTAGAGGAAGATAATTACTTGTGGTTATCAATTTCCCAAAAAAAGAGAAACGAAAAAAAACGTATTCTCTCCATCAATCTCTAAACTATTACCTATCAGTTATAATTGTAGTTTCACGATTAGAGGGAACTCAGGGAAGCCATCAACTCAGAAGTACTAAACCATAAACTTCTCAAGAAGTAGGGCTTACATGTTTGATCTCTCCTTTTTCCATAGAGCAGACCTACTAGTCTAAAAAACTAAAGTTATAAAAAAAAAAGCATTCTTCAGCCCTACTGCTAGGGTTCTAAGTTTGCATCTCTTCTTTCACGTAAATGAAAAGAAAACTAGTATAAACTATACATGTTTATTTGATAAATATCATTATTTGGTATAAATGTATGTCTATTTTGGTAATTTAAAATACCCATAAGAGATCTTATTATAGGTGTATAAAAAAAGGATGAGTATTTAATATTTAGACGTGTATAAAGCGTTTGTTAATTAAGGATTCTATAACCCATACCGCGGCTCCTAACCCTAACTCTCTCTCCCTTGACGGCTTAGGGTTTTGCTGTGCGGCACAAGTCCTCATCCATGGCAACCATGGTAGCCTCCCAAGCCTCTCTCACAGCAAGGTTGATTTCAAAGCTCTCTCTCTCCAACTAGGAAGAGCCTGTTGATCTGGGTGACCTCCAGTGCCCGAAGAAAGGTTTTGTTGCTCCTCGTTTCTACTTGGTCGGACGCCTTAATAGTTAATACTGCTAGAGCAGTGGATTTTGATGCGTTTCGTACTGGTGTTCGTAATATGTGGCGTCTCCCTTCTCTGGTTGAAGTTCAAGCAAGGGGTGATCGCTACCTATTTACGTTCGCCAGCGAACGTGATGTCAATCGATTCAAGAAGGGCGATCCTTGGGCTTATCTACGCTCAATGATCATCATCAACAACTATGATGGATTCTCTGATATTAGGCAAGTCCCTTTGAATTTTGTTAGGGTATGGGTGGAAATCCTTGGACTTCGAGTTGCACTGACAACTGCAGCCACGACAAGGTTGGTTGGTGAAACAATTGGATCGGTTCTGCAAGTGGATCAACACGGTATTAACCGTGAAATTGTTAGGGTTCGTCTAACCCTAATGTTAGATGAGCCTGTGAGGCTAACTCGACGCATTAGGGTTTCCCCTACTGATGTTCTTGAAGTCCAATTTCGCTATGAACGTCTCTGGCACTGGTGTCGTGTGTGTTCTATGCTAAACCATGGTGGGCTGCCATGTCCAAGAGAACAAGAGGCTGAAGCTCCGGCGGTAATTCCGAGTCTAGTTGCAACACCATCCATGGTGTTTAGAGCCAACATACCTTCCACACTATCCATTCTAGCTTATGTGTCACTTTCTACCCTCTTCCCTAAAGAGAAGAGAGCTGTCACCATCAGAGAGGTGCCTGCTTTCCCCTCTCCTACAAAAATTACCGGAATTCGATGAGAACGTGAAGAAGAAGAGTCCAAATGGTAAGCGTGCTCGACATGCTCTGGCAATGGTCCCATTACCATTGAACCCCTAATGAACTTGGCTTTTCTGCTAACCTTAATGGTGATTTGAGTATTGCAAAGACTGGAAAGTCTCCTAAGAAAAGAGGAAGACCGAGAGGTAGCAAGAACAAGAAGAGAGTTCCATAAGGAGCATCTGAGCTTCTGGAATCCATGGCTCTGAGTGTATCACAGGTTGCAGGTGTTGAAGATCCAGGCCTCGATTCAGAGGCTGAGGCAGAGTAATCTCCTAGTGTAGCTAGGAAAGACCCCTTTAACAACAACTCTCTTTCTTTTCAATTCGATGAAAGGTACACCATGAGGTCTTATGACACGACCCATCCCGAATTTCACCCTGAAACCCGGAGTAAGTCGTGCGGGGACCACCTCCAAGGAAAATTTACTGAAAAGATTGAGAAAATCTCCCTTGAAAATGGACAACCCTAACTCGAAAATTCCAAATTACACTCTTAATACAACACGTCCAAACATCACATAATTACCCTTCAGAAATTCTAAACATAAAATACAATAATCCCAAAGTATTCAAAGCTACTAGACATTAACGGAAGCAAGAAAACACTAGTAGGTTAAACAGGTAACCTACTGATGAAAACTGGCGGAAATGCGGGTGACTATGCCTCGCCTCCTACTAGATCCAACCCGAACTCTGCAGACTGGGCAATTTAAAACGAAGGGCCCAGGGGAAAACATTTAATAACGTTAGAGTGAGTGGACAAAAAATAAAATAATAAATAAAATATTTATGTTTCCTCAAATTAATTTCTAAGGAAAAATCGAATGCATGCCGCAAGCGATAAAACTTTTATCTCATAAAATATCGAGCCTCTCAGACTCTATAATATATGTATGTATTTACACTCGTCCATACTCCCTATATAAATTTATGGGTCTATATAGGGCTACTACGCTCGCGTCCAACGCTCACGTCACGCCTTAATGCGGTGCTACACTACGCCATTAAGGTGGACAGACGGGTGTATAAATATGTGTCCATACCCCCTATATGAATTAAACACTCATATAGGGCTACTACGCTCACGTCCAACGCTCATGTCACACCATAATGCGGCTATATGCTACGCCATTAAGGTGGACAGACACATATGGCTAGCTAGCTTTAATATACATACTCTCTCATAAATACATATTTATATCCACCGAAAATCCCATTTTCGGTGACTCCAAGAGAAATAAAATCGTCAAAATTAAAAATGACGTCAAAATGCTCCACAACATTAATTGTTCATCCATGAACATAGCATGCATATTATTTAAAACAAAAGTCCACTCACAAATTAAGCCTAAGCCTGATGTCGATCTGGGGCCTCGTCTGCTCAAGCCTCCTCACGTCCTGATCCAAAAATAATATTAATTTCCCAACTAATAATCCAATATTTAGTCAAAATAGGCAAAATTACCCGAGAGCCATAAATACGCTCATCATTGCCTAACTTCAATATTCTTAAATCGGAACAATCCGAACTTAAATATCATCCTCGACAGTTGTAAATACAACCTCCCAAAAATACGACTTAAATCCTACGGCCGGATTCTACATTAATTAACCGCCAAAAATACCAAACTTCAGAAATTCACAAACCTATCCAAATCTCATCCAAAAATTCCATAAATCACATCAATATAATTCCCTTAATATTCCACATTTAAAACCCTAAAAATCTCTCAAACCGCGGCGGCTCAGCGGGCAGCGGCAACCAGAGGCCAATTCCAGCGACCTCCGATTCCTATGAAATTTTGACAGAATATTCCTCTCATCATGCTCTACAACTTTCCTAACTAGCACAAACACCAATTCCAAGCCTAACTAGGGTAATCGACTAAAAATATCAAAAACGCCATAAAACTTCCACCTCAAATTTCTCCTTACCTAGCTCAAGAGGGAGTGAGTCCTTTTAGGGCAAGGCTGCTGGGTTGGAGGGCTACAAAACCGTACCAAGCTTGCCCGGATTGGTGGCCGGAGGAGGGAGTTCACGGCAAAAAGCTTCCCGGCATCTCAGGCGAGTTTTCTCTTCTTCCGGCGGGCTAACGGCTCGGGGGCTAGGCCGGGGAGGGCGAGGAGGAGATGGGGGTCCGAACTGGGGTGGAGAGGTGGCTGGTGGCTGGCCGGACGGCGGCAGCTGGCAGCTGGAAGTTTCCGGCGAAAGGGGAGAGAGCACGGGAAGGAGAAGGAAGAGAAAAGAGAAAGAAAAAAGAGAAGAAGAAATAGGCTTGGGCCTCCTACCCGGTCCAAGTCCTATATACAACCCAATTCCAAAAATAAAACACCCCGAAAAAAATAATACCCGAATAAAAATTACCTTTTACTAAGCTAAAATTTACCATTTTTACCATCGTCATATTTTCCTCCTACGAACAATCATCCGCACATAATCGTCCTTGAAACCCCTCTAGGGACCAATTAAACTATTAACTCAATGACGAAGACGGTAAAATCCTTATTATAACTAAGCTAGTAAATAAGGTAAAATATAAGAGTCGGGATGTGACATCTTAGGCCTGATTCGATTGAAAGTGGAGTTGTTGGTTAGAGGATAGAAGGTTATATGCTTTTTAGTTGTTAGATCCACCTTTTTTGATGTAGTTTTGAGGTTGTTTTTTAATTCTTAGATGTAGTTCGTATTTAGTTTTCTAGCTATATTGCTTGTATGGTCTTCGGACTATTCATGCTTGACCGTTTTGGTCGTCATGATCTTTGATTAATAGGACTATCTCCTTTCACCTCAAAAAAAAAAAAATTATATATATATATGTTCTAGGATATTCTCTATGTGTGCCTTGGCCTTATGCCAATAGGATATGTAGTTAGACTAGATCTATGTATTCATATCNNNNNNNNNNNNNNNNNNNNNNNNNNNNNNNNNNNNNNNNNNNNNNNNNNNNNNNNNNNNNNNNNNNNNNNNNNNNNNNNNNNNNNNNNNNNNNNNNNNNNNNNNNNNNNNNNNNNNNNNNNNNNNNNNNNNNNNNNNNNNNNNNNNNNNNNNNNNNNNNNNNNNNNNNNNNNNNNNNNNNNNNNNNNNNNNNNNNNNNNNNNNNNNNNNNNNNNNNNNNNNNNNNNNNNNNNNNNNNNNNNNNNNNNNNNNNNNNNNNNNNNNNNNNNNNNNNNNNNNNNNNNNNNNNNNNNNNNNNNNNNNNNNNNNNNNNNNNNNNNNNNNNNNNNNNNNNNNNNNNNNNNNNNNNNNNNNNNNNNNNNNNNNNNNNNNNNNNNNNNNNNNNNNNNNNNNNNNNNNNNNNNNNNNNNNNNNNNNNNNNNNNNNNNNNNNNNNNNNNNNNNNNNNNNNNNNNNNNNNNNNNNNNNNNNNNNNNNNNNNNNNNNNNNNNNNNNNNNNNNNNNNNNNNNNNNNNNNNNNNNNNNNNNNNNNNNNNNNNNNNNNNNNNNNNNNNNNNNNNNNNNNNNNNNNNNNNNNNNNNNNNNNNNNNNNNNNNNNNNNNNNNNNNNNNNNNNNNNNNNNNNNNNNNNNNNNNNNNNNNNNNNNNNNNNNNNNNNNNNNNNNNNNNNNNNNNNNNNNNNNNNNNNNNNNNNNNNNNNNNNNNNNNNNNNNNNNNNNNNNNNNNNNNNNNNNNNNNNNNNNNNNNNNNNNNNNNNNNNNNNNNNNNNNNNNNNNNNNNNNNNNNNNNNNNNNNNNNNNNNNNNNNNNNNNNNNNNNNNNNNNNNNNNNNNNNNNNNNNNNNNNNNNNNNNNNNNNNNNNNNNNNNNNNNNNNNNNNNNNNNNNNNNNNNNNNNNNNNNNNNNNNNNNNNNNNNNNNNNNNNNNNNNNNNNNNNNNNNNNNNNNNNNNNNNNNNNNNNNNNNNNNNNNNNNNNNNNNNNNNNNNNNNNNNNNNNNNNNNNNNNNNNNNNNNNNNNNNNNNNNNNNNNNNNNNNNNNNNNNNNNNNNNNNNNNNNNNNNNNNNNNNNNNNNNNNNNNNNNNNNNNNNNNNNNNNNNNNNNNNNNNNNNNNNNNNNNNNNNNNNNNNNNNNNNNNNNNNNNNNNNNNNNNNNNNNNNNNNNNNNNNNNNNNNNNNNNNNNNNNNNNNNNNNNNNNNNNNNNNNNNNNNNNNNNNNNNNNNNNNNNNNNNNNNNNNNNNNNNNNNNNNNNNNNNNNNNNNNNNNNNNNNNNNNNNNNNNNNNNNNNNNNNNNNNNNNNNNNNNNNNNNNNNNNNNNNNNNNNNNNNNNNNNNNNNNNNNNNNNNNNNNNNNNNNNNNNNNNNNNNNNNNNNNNNNNNNNNNNNNNNNNNNNNNNNNNNNNNNNNNNNNNNNNNNNNNNNNNNNNNNNNNNNNNNNNNNNNNNNNNNNNNNNNNNNNNNNNNNNNNNNNNNNNNNNNNNNNNNNNNNNNNNNNNNNNNNNNNNNNNNNNNNNNNNNNNNNNNNNNNNNNNNNNNNNNNNNNNNNNNNNNNNNNNNNNNNNNNNNNNNNNNNNNNNNNNNNNNNNNNNNNNNNNNNNNNNNNNNNNNNNNNNNNNNNNNNNNNNNNNNNNNNNNNNNNNNNNNNNNNNNNNNNNNNNNNNNNNNNNNNNNNNNNNNNNNNNNNNNNNNNNNNNNNNNNNNNNNNNNNNNNNNNNNNNNNNNNNNNNNNNNNNNNNNNNNNNNNNNNNNNNNNNNNNNNNNNNNNNNNNNNNNNNNNNNNNNNNNNNNNNNNNNNNNNNNNNNNNNNNNNNNNNNNNNNNNNNNNNNNNNNNNNNNNNNNNNNNNNNNNNNNNNNNNNNNNNNNNNNNNNNNNNNNNNNNNNNNNNNNNNNNNNNNNNNNNNNNNNNNNNNNNNNNNNNNNNNNNNNNNNNNNNNNNNNNNNNNNNNNNNNNNNNNNNNNNNNNNNNNNNNNNNNNNNNNNNNNNNNNNNNNNNNNNNNNNNNNNNNNNNNNNNNNNNNNNNNNNNNNNNNNNNNNNNNNNNNNNNNNNNNNNNNNNNNNNNNNNNNNNNNNNNNNNNNNNNNNNNNNNNNNNNNNNNNNNNNNNNNNNNNNNNNNNNNNNNNNNNNNNNNNNNNNNNNNNNNNNNNNNNNNNNNNNNNNNNNNNNNNNNNNNNNNNNNNNNNNNNNNNNNNNNNNNNNNNNNNNNNNNNNNNNNNNNNNNNNNNNNNNNNNNNNNNNNNNNNNNNNNNNNNNNNNNNNNNNNNNNNNNNNNNNNNNNNNNNNNNNNNNNNNNNNNNNNNNNNNNNNNNNNNNNNNNNNNNNNNNNNNNNNNNNNNNNNNNNNNNNNNNNNNNNNNNNNNNNNNNNNNNNNNNNNNNNNNNNNNNNNNNNNNNNNNNNNNNNNNNNNNNNNNNNNNNNNNNNNNNNNNNNNNNNNNNNNNNNNNNNNNNNNNNNNNNNNNNNNNNNNNNNNNNNNNNNNNNNNNNNNNNNNNNNNNNNNNNNNNNNNNNNNNNNNNNNNNNNNNNNNNNNNNNNNNNNNNNNNNNNNNNNNNNNNNNNNNNNNNNNNNNNNNNNNNNNNNNNNNNNNNNNNNNNNNNNNNNNNNNNNNNNNNNNNNNNNNNNNNNNNNNNNNNNNNNNNNNNNNNNNNNNNNNNNNNNNNNNNNNNNNNNNNNNNNNNNNNNNNNNNNNNNNNNNNNNNNNNNNNNNNNNNNNNNNNNNNNNNNNNNNNNNNNNNNNNNNNNNNNNNNNNNNNNNNNNNNNNNNNNNNNNNNNNNNNNNNNNNNNNNNNNNNNNNNNNNNNNNNNNNNNNNNNNNNNNNNNNNNNNNNNNNNNNNNNNNNNNNNNNNNNNNNNNNNNNNNNNNNNNNNNNNNNNNNNNNNNNNNNNNNNNNNNNNNNNNNNNNNNNNNNNNNNNNNNNNNNNNNNNNNNNNNNNNNNNNNNNNNNNNNNNNNNNNNNNNNNNNNNNNNNNNNNNNNNNNNNNNNNNNNNNNNNNNNNNNNNNNNNNNNNNNNNNNNNNNNNNNNNNNNNNNNNNNNNNNNNNNNNNNNNNNNNNNNNNNNNNNNNNNNNNNNNNNNNNNNNNNNNNNNNNNNNNNNNNNNNNNNNNNNNNNNNNNNNNNNNNNNNNNNNNNNNNNNNNNNNNNNNNNNNNNNNNNNNNNNNNNNNNNNNNNNNNNNNNNNNNNNNNNNNNNNNNNNNNNNNNNNNNNNNNNNNNNNNNNNNNNNNNNNNNNNNNNNNNNNNNNNNNNNNNNNNNNNNNNNNNNNNNNNNNNNNNNNNNNNNNNNNNNNNNNNNNNNNNNNNNNNNNNNNNNNNNNNNNNNNNNNNNNNNNNNNNNNNNNNNNNNNNNNNNNNNNNNNNNNNNNNNNNNNNNNNNNNNNNNNNNNNNNNNNNNNNNNNNNNNNNNNNNNNNNNNNNNNNNNNNNNNNNNNNNNNNNNNNNNNNNNNNNNNNNNNNNNNNNNNNNNNNNNNNNNNNNNNNNNNNNNNNNNNNNNNNNNNNNNNNNNNNNNNNNNNNNNNNNNNNNNNNNNNNNNNNNNNNNNNNNNNNNNNNNNNNNNNNNNNNNNNNNNNNNNNNNNNNNNNNNNNNNNNNNNNNNNNNNNNNNNNNNNNNNNNNNNNNNNNNNNNNNNNNNNNNNNNNNNNNNNNNNNNNNNNNNNNNNNNNNNNNNNNNNNNNNNNNNNNNNNNNNNAGAATCAGGAAGAGCCCTATGATTGATGTAAAGATCAGGGGGAGGTGCGAACTTCAGGGGGAGTCTAGCACATACATACATGTCATTATCAAATGTGAAGGGTGCGTTGTACTCTTTTTCTCCTACGATCAAGGTTCAGTTTTTCTCCCACAGGGTTTTTGTGGCTTGACGAGGTTTTTGACGAGGCAACAGATCAGCACC
Above is a window of Fragaria vesca subsp. vesca linkage group LG7, FraVesHawaii_1.0, whole genome shotgun sequence DNA encoding:
- the LOC101297012 gene encoding uncharacterized protein LOC101297012 gives rise to the protein MWRLPSLVEVQARGDRYLFTFASERDVNRFKKGDPWAYLRSMIIINNYDGFSDIRQVPLNFVRVWVEILGLRVALTTAATTRLVGETIGSVLQVDQHGINREIVRVRLTLMLDEPVRLTRRIRVSPTDVLEVQFRYERLWHWCRVCSMLNHGGLPCPREQEAEAPAVIPSLVATPSMVFRANIPSTLSILAYVSLSTLFPKEKRAVTIREVPAFPSPTKITGIR